TCCGCCTCATTGTGCCAGAGGTGGTACGCAATGCCGGCAAATTTCAAATTATGGCGTTTCATACCGTTATGATAGCAACGGGCGACAAATTCACTATCTTCCCTGCCCCAACCGACAAAGCTATTGTCAAACCCGTTGACGGCCAGCGCATCGCTGCGGAAAAAGCCCATATTGCAAGTTTTGATGCCTTTGTGTTTGCGGTTGCCTTTTCGGCCTGCCAGTTTGGCCAAACAACGGCAGCGCAGGGCGGAAAGCCGTTTTTCTATTCCCGAGCTGAACATGGACAAAGCAGGCAAATCGCCTTCGTCCAAAATATCCTGTGTTTTATCCTCAGCCAAAATCACGCGGGAACCCTGTATCAGACGGCCTTTGCGGGCAATCTTCAAATGATCGGCGATAAAAGACGGATCCAAGATCATATCGCCGTCAATCAACACAATATAATCGCTTTTCGCCTGCGCCAGCGCACGGTTGCGCGATTCGGCGGCACGAAAGCCTCTATCCGGCTGCCATGAATGTTTGACCGGAATGCTTGTTCTGCGGCGGATAAAATCGACCACTTCAGCGGTTTCCTGCTTTGAGCCGTCATCCGCGACAATAATCTCATCCGGCAGACGGGTTTGCGATAAAGCCGATTTCAACACCAGCTCCAGAGCATCGGGACGATTATAGGTAGTGATGATGAGGGAGACGGTTATCGTGCGGTTGCGCTCGTAAAGTTTGACATATTTGTAATACGAACCTTGCGCGTTGGACACCGAAATCGTCAGGCCGTCCGCCCCATAGGCAAAACCGCGCTTGAGCAGATAGTTCTTCACAAACGATACGCCGCCATGCAGCAAAGCCTTAAACGGAGAACTGTCTTTCTTAAAGCGGTTTTCTTCCGCATACAGCGAGCTGTACTGCTGCATTTTTTGAATCAGCCCTTCGGCGTTTTCAAAAGAATAATGTTTCAGACGGCCATCGAGTTGTTTCATCTTGGCTTCCTGCGGCAACACCAAAGACTCATGCACCTGACGGTCGGAAAAACGGGTAAATCTGCGATGGTAAAGGCGCGGAATAATATCCGGATACCAACCGCAGCCTTTAATCAGTCTGCCGTGGTAATGGTTCAAACGGGAAAGTGAAAAAATATGCTCCTTCTCATTTTCCAAAACGGCCGCACGAATGGATTCGATTAAAGCCTCATCCGCCACTTCATCGCTGTCTATGCTGAAAATCCAATCGTTTTGCGCCAGTCTGGCCGCCAGATTTTTCATCGGGCCAAATCCGATAAAGTCATGCTTGTAATAGCTGACATTGGAAAATCCCTTGGCAATTTCAAAAGTACGGTCGGTCGAGCCGTTGTCCAACAGCAGGACTTCGTCAAAGTCTTTCAGTGCACTCAAAACTTCTGAAAGATAACGTTCTGAATTTTTTACCAACATGGCGGCGGTTGCCGGAATTGTGTGCATCATAAAAAGGCCGTCTGAAAAAGGAAGCTGTATTTTAACCGATATACCGCTACAATATGTCCTCCTTTTTTCAGACGGCCTGACTCATGCAGCTTATTCTCGCCCCCATGCAGGGGCTGGTGGACGATGTGATGCGCGACCTGTTGACGCGCATCGGCGGATTTGACGAATGCGTCAGCGAATTTGTCCGCATTACGCACACGGTCCACTCACGCGCCACTTGGCTTAAATATGTTCCCGAAATCGCCCATGCCAACCGCACGCCGGCCGGCACGCCCTGTACTGTCCAGCTTTTGGGCAGCGATGCGGAAAACATGGCCGTCAACGCCTTGGAAGCCGTGCGTTTCGGTGCGGACAAAATCGACCTCAACTTCGGCTGCCCCGCGCCGACGGTCAACAAACACAAAGGCGGTGCGGTCTTGCTCAAAGAGCCCGACTTGATTTACCACATCGTCCGCACCCTGCGCCAACGCCTGCCGCAACACATTCCGCTGACTGCCAAGATGCGGCTTGGTTATGAAGACAAAAGTCTGGCATTGGAATGCGCCTCCGCGATTGAAAACGGCGGCGCATGCGCGTTAACCGTCCATGCGCGCACCAAAGTCGAAGGCTACGAACCGCCGGCACATTGGGAATGGGTGCGCAAAATCCGCGATGCGGCCAGTATTCCTGTTACCGCCAACGGCGATGTGTTCAGCCTTCAAGACTATCTCGATATTAAAACCGTCAGCGGCTGCGACAGCGTGATGCTCGGGCGCGGCGCGGTTATCCGTCCCGACTTGGCTCGGCAAATCAAACAATATGAAAACGGCGAAACAGTGAAAGACACCGACTTTGCCGAAGTCTCCTCATGGATAGTCCAATTCTTCGACTTGTGCCTTGCC
The sequence above is a segment of the Neisseria perflava genome. Coding sequences within it:
- a CDS encoding tRNA dihydrouridine synthase — translated: MQLILAPMQGLVDDVMRDLLTRIGGFDECVSEFVRITHTVHSRATWLKYVPEIAHANRTPAGTPCTVQLLGSDAENMAVNALEAVRFGADKIDLNFGCPAPTVNKHKGGAVLLKEPDLIYHIVRTLRQRLPQHIPLTAKMRLGYEDKSLALECASAIENGGACALTVHARTKVEGYEPPAHWEWVRKIRDAASIPVTANGDVFSLQDYLDIKTVSGCDSVMLGRGAVIRPDLARQIKQYENGETVKDTDFAEVSSWIVQFFDLCLAKEANNKYPVARLKQWLGMMKKEFEQAQVLFDRIRAVKEVDEVKQILLSFEQEMHS
- a CDS encoding glycosyltransferase family 2 protein, producing MMHTIPATAAMLVKNSERYLSEVLSALKDFDEVLLLDNGSTDRTFEIAKGFSNVSYYKHDFIGFGPMKNLAARLAQNDWIFSIDSDEVADEALIESIRAAVLENEKEHIFSLSRLNHYHGRLIKGCGWYPDIIPRLYHRRFTRFSDRQVHESLVLPQEAKMKQLDGRLKHYSFENAEGLIQKMQQYSSLYAEENRFKKDSSPFKALLHGGVSFVKNYLLKRGFAYGADGLTISVSNAQGSYYKYVKLYERNRTITVSLIITTYNRPDALELVLKSALSQTRLPDEIIVADDGSKQETAEVVDFIRRRTSIPVKHSWQPDRGFRAAESRNRALAQAKSDYIVLIDGDMILDPSFIADHLKIARKGRLIQGSRVILAEDKTQDILDEGDLPALSMFSSGIEKRLSALRCRCLAKLAGRKGNRKHKGIKTCNMGFFRSDALAVNGFDNSFVGWGREDSEFVARCYHNGMKRHNLKFAGIAYHLWHNEAERDSLPQNDALLEATLSERKIRCVHGVSDFIKDEEVTGK